The following proteins come from a genomic window of Elusimicrobiota bacterium:
- the glgC gene encoding glucose-1-phosphate adenylyltransferase, translating into MIRSKILGIIMAGGKGERLVPLTTERGKPAVPFGGKYRIVDFVLSNFVNSGIFSVYVLVQYLSQSLIDYLRISWSNRGLTPDHFITVVPPQMRMGEMWYRGTADAVTQNLNLIRDFDPDYVAVFGADHIYRMDISQMLAYHVEKQAHVTISALPVPLDEAKSFGILNVTKSGRVTEFDEKPKNPRAMPGDPDRAYSSMGNYIFNRDVLEEVLTEDIKKDSAHDFGKSILPGILERCRVFAYNFRTAPLPGQKEYEEPGYWRDVGNIEAYWSAHMDLLGEKPRFDLNNDDWPIMAGRYNGPPSRILGRQVEDSILSEGVVINGAFVRHSIIGRGVVIEPGAVIEDSVLMDFCHVGRDCRFRKVVADRFNQFPDNTFIGQNPEQDQTSGFHVDKSGIVVVGRGRSKWAHLKR; encoded by the coding sequence ATGATCCGTTCCAAAATTCTCGGAATCATCATGGCGGGAGGCAAAGGCGAGCGGCTTGTGCCGTTGACCACCGAACGCGGGAAACCGGCGGTGCCCTTCGGCGGCAAATACCGGATCGTGGATTTCGTCCTCAGCAACTTCGTGAATTCCGGCATTTTCTCCGTCTATGTCTTGGTGCAGTACCTGTCGCAATCCCTGATCGATTATTTGCGGATTTCCTGGTCCAACCGCGGCTTGACCCCCGACCACTTCATCACCGTGGTGCCGCCCCAAATGCGCATGGGGGAAATGTGGTACCGCGGAACCGCCGACGCCGTCACGCAAAATCTCAACCTCATCCGCGACTTCGACCCCGATTACGTGGCGGTGTTCGGGGCCGACCACATTTACCGCATGGACATCAGCCAGATGCTGGCCTATCACGTTGAAAAACAAGCGCACGTCACGATTTCGGCCCTTCCGGTCCCGTTGGACGAAGCCAAGTCGTTCGGCATTCTCAATGTGACCAAATCCGGGCGCGTGACCGAGTTCGACGAAAAGCCGAAAAACCCGCGGGCGATGCCCGGGGACCCCGACCGGGCGTACTCGTCCATGGGTAATTATATTTTCAACCGGGACGTCCTCGAGGAGGTTTTGACCGAGGACATCAAAAAGGATTCCGCCCACGATTTCGGCAAGTCGATCCTTCCGGGCATCCTGGAACGCTGTCGCGTGTTCGCCTACAATTTCCGAACGGCGCCCCTGCCGGGTCAAAAAGAGTACGAAGAGCCGGGGTACTGGCGCGACGTGGGGAACATCGAAGCTTATTGGTCGGCGCACATGGACTTGTTGGGGGAAAAGCCGCGGTTCGATTTGAACAACGACGATTGGCCGATCATGGCCGGGCGCTACAACGGGCCGCCGTCGCGGATCCTGGGGCGCCAGGTGGAAGACAGTATTTTGAGCGAAGGCGTGGTGATCAACGGGGCCTTCGTTCGGCACTCCATCATCGGCCGGGGCGTGGTGATCGAGCCCGGGGCGGTGATCGAGGACAGCGTCCTGATGGATTTCTGCCACGTGGGGCGGGACTGCCGCTTTCGTAAAGTGGTGGCCGACCGGTTTAACCAATTCCCCGACAACACCTTCATCGGCCAAAACCCGGAACAGGACCAGACGTCGGGATTCCATGTCGACAAATCCGGGATCGTGGTCGTGGGGCGGGGCCGCAGCAAATGGGCCCACTTGAAACGATAA
- a CDS encoding DUF3536 domain-containing protein, whose product MGPLETISQASSMRYLCVHGHFYQPPRENPWLEDIEVQDSAHPYHDWNQRITRECYAPNAASRVLDVRGRITDIVDNYRKISFNFGPTLLSWMERGAPEVYARLLEGDRASVRARGGHGNALAQVYNHIIMPLASQRDKETQVAWGLADFEHRFGRKAEGLWLSETAVDSATLETLAARGIKFTILSPTQARRVRPLRRAADKEGAPAGDWHDVTGGRIDPSRPYLWRSPKGASIALFFYDSPISHAVAFEGLLNNGDVFADRLLSGFSPQRDGAQLMHIATDGESYGHHHRFGDMALAFALQRIENSRSAVLTNYGQFLEVAPPHWEVEIHENSSWSCAHGVERWRSDCGCRLGHHAGWTQAWRAPLRNALNAAAEGIDRVFEKHGARYFQDPWAARNAAVALTWNHRLNGVAEFFDSQARPGLTEEERRDALRLLEMERQRLLMFTSCAWFFDEISGLESTTVLTSAARALELAAAYPEGLGLEKAFLDTLATAKSNIPEMANGAVVYERFVKPVQAGPLRVAAHQAMKTLWRAEETRGRVYCFDFEFLEQRTERTAGTALSLGRIRVESRITRETLDAAYAVLHLGGHDFHCVLKSSPDPTTWRAAQNQIWDRYASGTLTEVLHLFSEHYDANVYDLQDLLLEDRRRILGAVIEDILGRFEGISRLLVDENKKLMNYLLKSAFPMPHAFRLALEAVLGRDMHRAMVLHEKDEGETAGLVSVYDEAKRFGIQLNWAHAAWLVQKRLESHIGALMTQPGSDRAEKSLNLLALADRLELPVYLWEVENNFLSLWKARLREWVRENPSTTENRSFERLAARLRMTID is encoded by the coding sequence ATGGGCCCACTTGAAACGATAAGCCAGGCGTCCTCCATGCGCTACCTGTGCGTTCACGGCCATTTTTACCAGCCCCCCCGCGAGAACCCCTGGCTGGAGGACATCGAAGTTCAGGACTCCGCCCACCCGTACCACGATTGGAACCAGCGCATCACCCGGGAATGCTACGCCCCCAACGCCGCGTCGCGCGTTTTGGACGTACGGGGGCGCATCACCGACATCGTCGACAATTACCGGAAAATCAGTTTCAACTTCGGTCCGACCCTGCTTTCGTGGATGGAACGCGGGGCGCCGGAGGTTTACGCCCGCCTTTTGGAAGGGGATCGGGCGAGCGTCCGCGCCCGCGGGGGACACGGGAACGCCCTTGCCCAGGTTTACAACCACATCATTATGCCCCTCGCGTCCCAGCGGGACAAGGAAACGCAGGTGGCCTGGGGCTTGGCGGATTTTGAACACCGTTTCGGACGAAAAGCCGAAGGCCTTTGGCTGTCCGAAACCGCTGTGGATTCCGCGACTCTCGAAACGCTCGCCGCGCGGGGGATCAAGTTCACGATTTTATCGCCCACCCAAGCGCGGCGCGTGCGCCCGCTGCGGCGCGCCGCGGACAAGGAGGGCGCCCCCGCGGGGGATTGGCACGACGTGACGGGGGGGCGCATCGACCCCAGCCGGCCTTATTTGTGGCGGTCGCCCAAGGGGGCGAGCATCGCTCTTTTCTTTTACGACTCTCCCATTTCCCACGCGGTGGCTTTCGAGGGTCTCTTGAACAACGGCGACGTTTTTGCGGACCGTCTCTTGTCCGGCTTCTCCCCGCAACGGGACGGGGCGCAACTCATGCACATCGCCACCGACGGGGAATCCTACGGTCATCACCACCGGTTCGGGGACATGGCGCTGGCCTTCGCCCTGCAACGCATCGAAAACTCCCGGTCGGCGGTTTTGACGAATTACGGACAATTCCTTGAAGTTGCGCCGCCGCATTGGGAAGTGGAAATCCACGAAAATTCGTCTTGGAGTTGCGCTCACGGGGTGGAACGGTGGCGGTCCGATTGCGGCTGTCGCCTGGGGCACCACGCGGGCTGGACCCAGGCGTGGCGGGCCCCCCTGCGGAACGCTCTAAATGCGGCCGCGGAAGGCATTGACCGGGTCTTTGAAAAACACGGCGCCCGCTACTTTCAAGACCCTTGGGCGGCGCGGAACGCCGCCGTCGCCCTGACGTGGAACCATCGTTTGAACGGGGTCGCGGAGTTTTTTGACTCTCAGGCGCGCCCGGGGTTGACGGAGGAAGAGCGGCGGGACGCTCTTCGGTTGTTGGAGATGGAACGTCAACGCCTTCTTATGTTTACGAGCTGCGCGTGGTTTTTCGATGAAATTTCTGGATTGGAAAGCACCACCGTTTTGACTTCCGCGGCGCGGGCTCTGGAACTGGCGGCCGCGTACCCGGAAGGCCTGGGATTGGAAAAGGCGTTTCTCGACACCTTGGCGACGGCGAAAAGCAATATCCCCGAGATGGCCAACGGCGCCGTGGTGTACGAACGTTTCGTTAAGCCCGTTCAGGCCGGTCCTCTGCGGGTGGCGGCCCACCAGGCCATGAAAACCCTTTGGCGCGCTGAGGAAACCCGGGGTCGGGTGTACTGCTTTGATTTTGAATTCCTTGAGCAACGGACCGAGCGGACGGCGGGCACCGCCCTCTCGCTGGGCCGCATTCGCGTCGAGTCCCGAATCACGCGGGAGACTCTGGACGCCGCCTACGCGGTGCTGCATTTGGGGGGGCACGATTTTCATTGCGTTTTAAAGTCTTCCCCGGATCCGACGACCTGGCGCGCCGCCCAAAATCAGATTTGGGACCGCTACGCCTCCGGCACTCTGACCGAAGTCCTCCACTTGTTCTCCGAACATTACGACGCCAACGTGTACGATCTGCAGGACCTCCTGTTGGAGGATCGCCGGCGAATCCTGGGGGCGGTTATCGAGGATATATTGGGGCGCTTTGAGGGCATCTCACGCCTGTTGGTGGATGAAAACAAAAAATTGATGAATTATCTCTTGAAATCGGCGTTTCCCATGCCCCACGCCTTTCGGCTGGCGTTGGAAGCCGTTCTGGGTCGAGACATGCACCGGGCCATGGTCCTCCACGAAAAAGACGAGGGGGAAACAGCGGGCTTGGTGAGCGTCTACGACGAGGCCAAGCGGTTCGGCATACAATTGAATTGGGCCCACGCCGCCTGGTTGGTTCAAAAGCGCCTGGAAAGCCATATCGGGGCTCTGATGACACAGCCCGGAAGCGACCGGGCGGAAAAATCCCTCAACTTGCTGGCTTTGGCGGACCGATTGGAACTCCCGGTTTATTTGTGGGAAGTGGAAAACAATTTTCTCTCCCTTTGGAAAGCTCGTCTGAGGGAATGGGTGCGCGAGAATCCCTCGACCACCGAAAACCGCTCCTTTGAAAGGCTGGCGGCTCGTTTGCGGATGACGATCGATTAG